The DNA window GGGAAAGTCGCGGTCCAGCTCGGTCCGGACCGACTCCGGCAGCTGGCCGTGGGCGATCAGGTAGTGGAAGGGCTGGGACCGGACCTCGGTGTCGGGGCGGTCAAGCCCGGCGGGATCCAGAATCTGGCGGGTCATCAAGACGGGCATCCTCGGAGTCTTTGCATAGACTACGCCAGCGACGGCCCGAACAGACCATCTGCCGGCTGACTGGGACACTATGCACAGGCATCGGCCGGTGGACAGAAGCCCTGGCGCACCCTATCATTCTAGCCCGCCCAATTGTCCTCTTTGACTATAGGTCCACAAGCCGGTTCTGCTGTGCTTGCGGGCTTTGTCGCACCTGAATATAGGCGGTCCCCTATGCGCATACCTGCACTGCTAGCTCTTGAAGACGGCAGCCTTTTCCATGGCCACGCTGTCGGCGCGGTTGGCGAAACCGTGGGTGAAGTGGTGTTCAACACCTCCCTGACCGGCTATCAGGAGATCCTTACCGATCCGTCCTACGCCCGGCAGATGGTGACACTCACCTATCCCCATATCGGCAATACCGGAGTCAATCCGGATGATGCCGAGTCGGAAGGCATTCATGCCGCCGGCCTGATCGTTCGCGATGTGCCCCGGCTGGCCAGCAACTGGCGCAGCACCGAGAGCCTGCCCGATTATCTGCGCCGCCACGGCGTGGTGGCCATCGCCGGCATCGACACCCGTCGCCTGACCCGTATCCTGCGTGACAAGGGCGCGCTGGCCGGCTGCATCGTCGCCGGCCAGGACATCGATGCCGAAGCTGCACTGGCCAAGGCGCGCGCCTTCCCCGGTCTGGCCGGCATGGATCTGGCCAAGGTAGTCTCCACCAGGGAAAACTACCGCTGGAACGAAGGCAGCTACGATCTGGACAAGGTCGCCTTTGCCCAGCCGACCAAGCGTTTCAAAGTGGTGGCTTACGACTTCGGCGTGAAGCGCAATATCCTGCGCATGCTGGCCGATCGCGGTTGCGAAGTGACCGTGGTGCCGGCGCAGACGCCGGTGACCGAAGTGCTGGCGCTGAGGCCGGACGGCGTGTTCCTCTCCAATGGCCCCGGCGATCCGCAGCCTTGCGATTACGCCATCGAGGCCGCCCGTGCGGTGCTGGAAGCGAAGATTCCGCTGTTCGGCATCTGCCTGGGGCATCAGATTCTGGGTCTGGCCGTGGGCGCCAAGACCTTGAAGATGAAGTTCGGCCATCACGGCGGCAATCATCCGGTCAAGGATCACGATGACGGCCGTGTGCTGATCACCAGCCAGAACCACGGTTTCGCGGTAGATCCGGCCAGCCTGCCGGCCAATGCCCGGGTCACCCACACCTCGCTGTTCGATGGTTCCCTGCAGGGTTTTGCCCTGACCGACCGCCCGGCGTTCTGCTTCCAGGGTCACCCGGAAGCCAGCCCGGGTCCGCACGACATCGGCTACTTGTTCGACCGCTTTGCTGCCCTGATGGAAGAGGCCCGCTGATATGCCAAAACGTAATGACATCAAAAGCGTACTGATCATCGGTGCCGGTCCGATCGTGATCGGCCAGGCCTGCGAATTCGACTATTCCGGGGCCCAGGCCTGCAAGGCGCTGAAGGAAGAGGGCTACCGGGTCATCTTGGTCAACTCCAATCCCGCCACGATCATGACCGATCCCGACACTGCCGACGCGGTGTATATCGAGCCGATCAACTGGCAGACGGTCGAGAAGATCATCGCCAAGGAGCGTCCCGACGTGGTGCTGCCGACGATGGGCGGCCAGACCGGTCTGAACTGTGCTCTGGATCTAGCCGACAACGGCGTGCTGGAGAAGTACAACGTCGAGCTGATCGGCGCCAAGCGCGACGCGATCCGGATGGCGGAGGATCGCGAGCTGTTCCGGCTGGCGATGCGCGACATCGGCCTTGACTGCCCGCGCGCCGAGACGGTGAAGACCTTCGAGGCGGCGCTGGAGGCGCAGGCCAAGGTCGGCTATCCCACCATCATCCGCCCCAGCTTCACTCTGGGCGGCTCGGGTGGCGGCATCGCCTACAACCGCGAAGAGTTCGAGGAAATCGTCAAACGCGGCCTGGAGCTTTCGCCTGTCCACGAAGTACTGGTCGAGGAATCGGTGCTGGGCTGGAAGGAATTCGAGATGGAAGTGGTTCGCGATACCGCGGACAACTGCATCATCGTCTGTTCCATCGAGAATTTCGATCCGATGGGCGTGCATACCGGTGACTCGATCACGGTGGCACCGGCCCAGACCTTGACCGACAAGGAATACCAGCGTCTGCGCGATGCCTCCATTGCCGTGCTGCGCAAGATCGGTGTCGACACCGGTGGTTCCAACGTCCAGTTCGGCATCAATCCGAAGGATGGCCGTGTCGTCGTCATCGAGATGAATCCGCGCGTGTCGCGCTCTTCGGCGCTGGCATCGAAGGCGACCGGCTTCCCGATCGCCAAGATCGCCGCCAAGCTGGCCGTCGGCTATACCCTGGACGAGCTGCGCAACGACATCACCGGTGGTCTGACCCCGGCCTCGTTCGAGCCCTCGATCGACTATGTCGTCACCAAGATTCCCCGCTTCGCCTTCGAGAAGTTCCCGCAGGCCGATGCCCGCTTGACCACCCAGATGAAGTCGGTCGGCGAGGTGATGGCGATCGGCCGCAGCTTCCACGAGTCGCTGCAGAAGGCGCTTCGCGGCCTGGAAATCGGCAAGAACGGTCTGAATCCGACGGGGCTGGACTATGCCACCGAGGAAGGTCTGGCCACCCTCAAGCGCGAGCTGCGCGAGCCGCGACCGGACCGCGTATTCCACGTCGCCGATGGTTTCCGCGCCGGCTTCAGTCTGGAAGAAATGCATGCCCTGACCTATATCGATCCCTGGTTCCTGGCCGCTTTCGAGGATCTGGTTCTGGTCGAGCAGGCCGTGCGCGAGCAGGGTCTGAGCGCCATCGACCAGACCCGTATGCGCGAACTCAAGCAGCTGGGCTTCTCCGATGCCCGGCTGGCCGAATTGCTGGCCACCGACGAGGCGGCAGTGCGCCATCTGCGCAAAACCTTGAGCGTCAAGCCGGTCTACAAGCGCGTGGATTCCTGTGCCGCCGAGTTCGCTACCAGCACCGCCTATATGTACTCGACCTACGAGGAAGAGTGCGAAGCCGCGCCGACCCATCGTGACAAGATCATGGTGCTGGGCGGTGGTCCCAACCGCATCGGTCAGGGCATCGAGTTCGACTATTGCTGCGTCCATGCCGCGCTCGCCCTGCGTGAAGACGGCTTCGAGACCATCATGGTCAACTGCAATCCCGAAACCGTCTCCACCGACTATGACACCTCGGATCGGCTGTACTTCGAGCCGTTGACGCTGGAGGACGTGCTGGCCATCGTCGACATCGAGCAGCCCAAGGGCGTGATCGTGCAGTACGGCGGCCAGACGCCGCTGAAGCTGGCTCGCGCGCTGGAGGCGGCCGGCGTGCCGGTGATCGGCACGTCGCCGGACTCCATCGATCTGGCTGAGGACCGCGAGCGCTTCCAGCAGCTGATCGAGAAGCTGGGCCTGCGTCAGCCGCCGAACCGCACCGCCCGGAATCCGGACGAAGCCATCGCCCTGGCTCGCGAGATCGGCTATCCGCTGGTGGTCCGTCCCAGCTATGTGCTGGGTGGCCGCGCCATGGAAATCGTCTACAGCGACGCCGATCTGAGCCGTTACATCCGTGAGGCCGTGCAGGTCTCCAACGATTCGCCGGTGCTGCTGGATCGCTTCCTGGATCACGCCGTGGAAGTGGATGTGGACGTGATCGCCGATGCCGAGGGTCAGGTTCTGGTCGGCGGCATCATGGAGCATATCGAAGAGGCCGGCGTGCATTCGGGCGATTCGTCCTGCTCGCTGCCGCCGTTCTCGCTGACGGCCGAGATGCAGGATGAGCTGCGTCGCCAGTCCGAACTGATGGCGCGTGAACTGAAGGTCATTGGCCTGATGAACACCCAGTTCGCCATCCAGGGCGATACCGTCTACGTGCTGGAAGTGAATCCGCGCGCGTCGCGCACCGTGCCGTTCGTGTCCAAGGCCACCGGCGTGTCGCTGGCCAAGGTCGCGGCGCGGGCGATGGCCGGGCGCACCCTGGCCGATCAGGGCCAGACCACGGAAGTGGTGCCGGATTATTATTCGGTGAAGGAAGCGATCTTCCCGTTCTTGAAGTTCCAGAACGTCGACCCTATTCTGGGACCCGAGATGCGTTCCACCGGTGAAGTGATGGGTGTGGGGCGTACCTTCGGTGCGGCGTTTGCCCGCGGCCATGAAGCCGCCGGCATCGGCGCCCCGAAGCAGGGCAAGGTGTTCCTGTCGGTGCGTGATGCCGACAAGGATCGCCTGCTGCCGGTGGCCCGGGAACTGGTGGAGCATGGTTACCAGCTGGTAGCCACCCACGGAACCCAGGCTTTCCTGGCCGCTCAGGGCCTGGCCTGCGAAAAGGTCAACAAGGTTCAGGAAGGCCGGCCGCATGTGGTCGATCTGATCAAGAACGGCGAGCTGGTCTATATCGTCAATACCACCGAGGGCAAGCCGGCGATCGCCGACTCGTTCTCGATCCGGCGCGAAGCGCTGCAGCATCGCGTGATCCACTCCACCACGGTGGCTGGTGCACGTGCGCTGGTGCATTCACTTGACTTCCACAGTCAGGGTGAGGTGCACAGCCTGCAGGAGCTGCACCGGGAATTGAAGGAGAAAGTTGTCTCATGAGTCGTCCCCCCGTTACCAAGGCCGGTTACGAGCGGCTGCGTGGCGAACTGGATCGCCTGAAGTCCGAGGACAGGCCGCGTATCATCGCGGCCATCGCCGAGGCGCGTGCCCATGGTGATCTGAAGGAAAACGCCGAGTATCACGCTGCGCGTGAACAGCAGAGCTTTATCGAAGGTCGCATCGGCGAGCTCGAGGGCGCGCTGTCCAATGCCGAAGTGATCGATGTCACCAAGCTGTCCGCCGGACAGCGGGTGGTGTTCGGTGCCACCGTGGATCTGGAAGACGAGGACAGCGGCGACGCCGTGACCTACCAGATCGTCGGCGACCTTGAAGCGGACATCAAGAAGCGCCTGATCGCGGTGTCTTCGCCCATCGCTCGTGCCCTGATCGGCAAGAGCGCTGGCGAAAGCTTCGAGTTCACCGCGCCCAATGGCGCCAAGCACTACGAAATCATCGGCGTGCGTTACGTTTAATCGTTACGTAACAAGATGGTTGCACAAAAAAGGAGGCGCCTCTCAAGGCGTCTCCTTTTTTTGTGCGCGCAGCATATGGAATGGTGCTTTTGCCAGAGCGATGGCTTGAGTTCGTGGGTGGCCACCGGCCGCCCGGGTTCATCGCAGCCCTTGGTGTCTCTGTCGGCCGGGACTGTGGCATGCGTGCCGGGGGCGGCCTCGTTTCGATCGAGATGCGAGGGCCCTGGCCCGGTGACTGACTGGCACGACATGGGCATGTGCTGCACTCAAGGCGTTCTGCTGGATGTTGGCGGGAGGGGCAGGCCGCGCGATTGAAATACGAGTGTCTGATGATGCCGGCAGCGCCGGGGCCGCAAGCAATTCCGATCCTGTTGGCTTGTCAGTATCGCGATGAATCACCTTGTGCAGTCCTATGCCGGTTTCGTTTTACTGAAGACCTTGCCAATCTGGCTGGCCTTGTTCTGGCTGAATCGCCATGCGATCGCCGATGCCGAAGTGGGGCAGTCCACCTGTCGCCTGTGCAGGTGGTCGGCGGTGAGCCGGAGCTTCCCTGGCTTGCAAGGCAGATGCCCTCTGACGGCCTGGCCGCGCAGCGTCTGCTCATGATGGGTTGCCACGGCATTGCATTGGACATCAAGGTTTCGTGAAAGACGTCGGGCTCATCAAAGGGGGCTGTCATGATGATCTTGAGTCAATCATATGCGTCAAATCGTGCTGCTATTCATGAATTTGGGCGTGTAGATGGCTATTTGTTGTCACGTAACTTTCACGCCAATTTGCTGATCATTTCCCACAGTCAGGCCGGGATATCGATGGATGTCCGCCGTGTGGCGATGCTGTCTGAATCATGGGGCGTTGTCGCTGTGCGCATGATGGATGACCTCGCTCAAGGCGGGGTTCAACGACAGGGTGTCGATGGATGCCTGTGTGGTGATGCATGTTTGGGAGATGGCGTGAAGACAAGTCCGGCGGTGCCCAGGTGGTCCATGTGGCGCGATGCGCGTTGGTTGCTCGGCTTGACCGGGGTCTGCCTGCTTTTGGGGGCGAGCCCGCTCGTTGCCAGTGATGGCACGATCAACATCACCGGCAGCGTGACGGCGGGCACCTGCGTGGTAAGCGGCTCGGGCACCGGGTCGGCCAAGAGCATTGCGGTCGCCTTGCCTGCGGTCCAGACCTCGGCCTTGACCGCCAGTGGCGAGGTGGCGGCCAGAACCTCATTCAGCATCAGCATCAGCGACTGCGGCAGCGGCGTCACCAAGGCGACCACCTATTTCGAGCCTGGCGGCACCGTGAACCCGACCACGGGCAATCTGCGGTTGCAAGGGTCGTCGTCGGCCACCTTGGTGGAGATCCAGTTGCTGAACGGCAGTGGCAGCAGCAGCGGTGGCGCGGCTTTTTCGCCCATCGTGCTGGGGGCGACCCAGGCCGGCCAGAATTCGGCGACCTATGCGGTATCCAGTGGTGCCGCCACCCTCAACTACTATGCCCAGTATTATGCCACCGGGGCGGCGACGGCAGGCACGGCCAACAGCAGTGTGCAGTTCACCATGCTGTATCAATAGGTCCCGAAGCGGCGCCGGGCGCTGGCCTGGCCTGGATGTCGGTGGTTGGCGGAGTGGCCGTCAGGCGGCTGCAGGCAGGATGGATGCCGATGATGCTCCTGTGTCGTGGCGTTGGCGTTTGGGTCTGGCTGGCCCTGCTGCTGGCATTGCCGGTCCGTGCCGGCGTGGTTGTCGGCAGCACCCGGGTGGTCTTTCCAGGCGATGCCGAGGAAGTCACCTTGAGGCTGTCCAATCAAGGTGAGCGGCCTTCTCTCGTCGAGGCCTGGGTCGACGATGGCGATCTGCACTCGACCCCGGACAATGCGCATGCGCCCTTTCTGGTGACGCCGCCCCTGTTCCGGATGGATGCGGGCAAGGACCAGAGTCTGCGCATTTTCACCATGCCGCATGTCTTTGCGGCGGATCGCGAATCAATGTTCTGGTTGAATGTGCTGGAAATTCCGCCCAAGCCCCGGGCGATGGAGCGGGGTGTCAATTTTCTGCAGTTTGCGGTCCGTTCC is part of the Frateuria aurantia DSM 6220 genome and encodes:
- the carA gene encoding glutamine-hydrolyzing carbamoyl-phosphate synthase small subunit, whose product is MRIPALLALEDGSLFHGHAVGAVGETVGEVVFNTSLTGYQEILTDPSYARQMVTLTYPHIGNTGVNPDDAESEGIHAAGLIVRDVPRLASNWRSTESLPDYLRRHGVVAIAGIDTRRLTRILRDKGALAGCIVAGQDIDAEAALAKARAFPGLAGMDLAKVVSTRENYRWNEGSYDLDKVAFAQPTKRFKVVAYDFGVKRNILRMLADRGCEVTVVPAQTPVTEVLALRPDGVFLSNGPGDPQPCDYAIEAARAVLEAKIPLFGICLGHQILGLAVGAKTLKMKFGHHGGNHPVKDHDDGRVLITSQNHGFAVDPASLPANARVTHTSLFDGSLQGFALTDRPAFCFQGHPEASPGPHDIGYLFDRFAALMEEAR
- the carB gene encoding carbamoyl-phosphate synthase large subunit, which encodes MPKRNDIKSVLIIGAGPIVIGQACEFDYSGAQACKALKEEGYRVILVNSNPATIMTDPDTADAVYIEPINWQTVEKIIAKERPDVVLPTMGGQTGLNCALDLADNGVLEKYNVELIGAKRDAIRMAEDRELFRLAMRDIGLDCPRAETVKTFEAALEAQAKVGYPTIIRPSFTLGGSGGGIAYNREEFEEIVKRGLELSPVHEVLVEESVLGWKEFEMEVVRDTADNCIIVCSIENFDPMGVHTGDSITVAPAQTLTDKEYQRLRDASIAVLRKIGVDTGGSNVQFGINPKDGRVVVIEMNPRVSRSSALASKATGFPIAKIAAKLAVGYTLDELRNDITGGLTPASFEPSIDYVVTKIPRFAFEKFPQADARLTTQMKSVGEVMAIGRSFHESLQKALRGLEIGKNGLNPTGLDYATEEGLATLKRELREPRPDRVFHVADGFRAGFSLEEMHALTYIDPWFLAAFEDLVLVEQAVREQGLSAIDQTRMRELKQLGFSDARLAELLATDEAAVRHLRKTLSVKPVYKRVDSCAAEFATSTAYMYSTYEEECEAAPTHRDKIMVLGGGPNRIGQGIEFDYCCVHAALALREDGFETIMVNCNPETVSTDYDTSDRLYFEPLTLEDVLAIVDIEQPKGVIVQYGGQTPLKLARALEAAGVPVIGTSPDSIDLAEDRERFQQLIEKLGLRQPPNRTARNPDEAIALAREIGYPLVVRPSYVLGGRAMEIVYSDADLSRYIREAVQVSNDSPVLLDRFLDHAVEVDVDVIADAEGQVLVGGIMEHIEEAGVHSGDSSCSLPPFSLTAEMQDELRRQSELMARELKVIGLMNTQFAIQGDTVYVLEVNPRASRTVPFVSKATGVSLAKVAARAMAGRTLADQGQTTEVVPDYYSVKEAIFPFLKFQNVDPILGPEMRSTGEVMGVGRTFGAAFARGHEAAGIGAPKQGKVFLSVRDADKDRLLPVARELVEHGYQLVATHGTQAFLAAQGLACEKVNKVQEGRPHVVDLIKNGELVYIVNTTEGKPAIADSFSIRREALQHRVIHSTTVAGARALVHSLDFHSQGEVHSLQELHRELKEKVVS
- the greA gene encoding transcription elongation factor GreA — its product is MSRPPVTKAGYERLRGELDRLKSEDRPRIIAAIAEARAHGDLKENAEYHAAREQQSFIEGRIGELEGALSNAEVIDVTKLSAGQRVVFGATVDLEDEDSGDAVTYQIVGDLEADIKKRLIAVSSPIARALIGKSAGESFEFTAPNGAKHYEIIGVRYV
- a CDS encoding fimbrial protein; translated protein: MMILSQSYASNRAAIHEFGRVDGYLLSRNFHANLLIISHSQAGISMDVRRVAMLSESWGVVAVRMMDDLAQGGVQRQGVDGCLCGDACLGDGVKTSPAVPRWSMWRDARWLLGLTGVCLLLGASPLVASDGTINITGSVTAGTCVVSGSGTGSAKSIAVALPAVQTSALTASGEVAARTSFSISISDCGSGVTKATTYFEPGGTVNPTTGNLRLQGSSSATLVEIQLLNGSGSSSGGAAFSPIVLGATQAGQNSATYAVSSGAATLNYYAQYYATGAATAGTANSSVQFTMLYQ
- a CDS encoding fimbrial biogenesis chaperone, which codes for MMLLCRGVGVWVWLALLLALPVRAGVVVGSTRVVFPGDAEEVTLRLSNQGERPSLVEAWVDDGDLHSTPDNAHAPFLVTPPLFRMDAGKDQSLRIFTMPHVFAADRESMFWLNVLEIPPKPRAMERGVNFLQFAVRSRLKLFYRPAGLHGDPAAAPTRLRWRRAGGGDPGDSPMLELVNPTPYFVTLIKVVALAGGRTYTGDTDMVAPFGHLRLALAGLSSWPAGVMRIEFETVNDYGAAVSGKAEIGP